In bacterium, a genomic segment contains:
- a CDS encoding lytic transglycosylase domain-containing protein has product MLRGIIALFCLMIILGLILVNSNWFWDTIAPVYYEDIVYKYAEKYDIDPFLAMAIIKAESSFYSGAQSPKGAIGLMQIMPATGKEIASKLNLRPFAVCDLYDPEINIQIGLYYFVKLQNKFNGDIYLTLAAYNGGAENVKKWLFEKKMGTIKSKADIKNIPFKETREFVYDVIWNYLWFKNIHKIRKVLQIKI; this is encoded by the coding sequence ATGTTGCGGGGTATAATTGCATTATTTTGTTTAATGATTATTTTGGGGTTAATATTAGTTAATAGTAATTGGTTCTGGGATACAATTGCCCCGGTTTATTATGAAGACATAGTTTATAAATATGCCGAAAAGTATGACATCGACCCTTTTTTAGCTATGGCTATTATCAAAGCTGAATCAAGTTTTTATTCTGGAGCACAATCGCCAAAAGGGGCAATTGGTCTGATGCAAATAATGCCGGCAACGGGTAAAGAAATTGCCTCTAAATTAAACTTAAGACCTTTTGCGGTTTGCGACCTATACGACCCGGAGATAAATATTCAAATTGGATTATATTATTTCGTCAAATTACAAAATAAGTTTAATGGAGATATATATTTAACTTTAGCCGCATACAATGGTGGAGCGGAAAATGTAAAAAAATGGCTATTTGAAAAGAAAATGGGAACGATAAAGTCAAAAGCGGACATTAAAAATATACCATTTAAGGAAACACGAGAATTTGTCTATGATGTTATCTGGAATTACCTGTGGTTTAAAAATATTCATAAAATCAGGAAGGTTTTACAAATCAAAATATAA